One window of Candidatus Nitrospira kreftii genomic DNA carries:
- a CDS encoding hypothetical protein (conserved protein of unknown function), whose amino-acid sequence MPPTDWSIDGLLEDTQKLLKLYVKDVVKVFGNELEGIILYGSAVRGEFLPGLSNLNVLLILSSDNLSVLKQYDSLHTRWSKEHVVVPLFLTAADLKSASTVFPLEYQEILDCHRLLWGQDPFVGLKIDARYLAAEVVQGLRGNLFRLRQRLVEGRSTEEAITILLPLSVTALLPVLRGLQRLVGRPVVAHGEPLLSDIESHLGIDLSGLRDALALKRGHISPGQKEIPRLMDRYLESLSRLVTTAEVRLT is encoded by the coding sequence ATGCCGCCGACTGACTGGAGCATCGATGGGTTGTTGGAAGACACACAGAAACTCTTAAAGTTATATGTAAAGGATGTCGTAAAAGTATTTGGAAATGAATTGGAAGGCATCATCCTCTATGGCAGTGCTGTCCGTGGAGAATTTTTGCCTGGTCTCTCCAACCTCAACGTTCTGTTGATATTGTCCTCCGATAATCTCTCGGTCTTGAAACAGTACGACAGCCTTCACACACGTTGGAGCAAGGAGCATGTCGTCGTTCCTCTGTTCCTCACGGCGGCTGATCTGAAATCAGCCTCAACCGTATTCCCACTCGAGTACCAAGAGATTCTGGATTGTCACCGATTGCTCTGGGGGCAAGATCCCTTTGTTGGTCTCAAGATCGACGCGCGGTATTTGGCTGCCGAAGTCGTGCAGGGATTACGTGGAAATTTGTTTCGTCTCCGTCAACGTCTGGTGGAAGGACGAAGCACCGAGGAGGCCATCACCATCCTGTTACCGCTGTCCGTTACTGCGCTGCTGCCGGTGCTTCGAGGCTTACAGCGGTTGGTGGGTCGGCCTGTCGTTGCACATGGGGAACCGCTCTTGAGCGACATCGAATCTCATCTTGGGATCGATCTTTCCGGCCTTCGTGACGCGCTGGCGCTCAAGCGAGGGCACATCTCCCCCGGACAGAAAGAGATCCCGAGGCTGATGGATCGCTATCTCGAAAGTCTGAGCCGACTGGTTACGACCGCGGAGGTCCGTCTCACGTGA
- a CDS encoding hypothetical protein (conserved protein of unknown function): MIGFRFSRQGLWGIASLGLIVVLSAADAPASLYERPKERVPLPNPMGYVSDHAQVVDAEWKERIRSVCTDLEKKSGVEMVIVTVPNIKPYPTARDYANALYQKWQIGSMQQEHGVMVLVAVEERQAAMALGRRMFPVITPAVRNEVSRTYLQPAIERGDFGEGLYRTSVALATPAQEVRLDTPLRPRIKGLGVWITLGTTGAIVAFFWLISRPDLRHPYRRIQKGEYWGTGQGGFGGNWGGFGGGTRGEEWR, from the coding sequence GTGATCGGGTTCCGATTCAGTCGGCAAGGTCTCTGGGGAATAGCCTCGCTTGGGTTGATAGTCGTGCTGTCGGCAGCGGACGCACCGGCCTCGTTGTACGAGCGGCCCAAGGAGCGTGTGCCGCTTCCCAATCCCATGGGGTATGTCAGCGATCACGCGCAGGTGGTGGATGCAGAATGGAAAGAGCGTATCCGTTCCGTTTGCACTGATCTTGAAAAGAAAAGCGGCGTGGAGATGGTGATCGTGACGGTGCCTAATATCAAACCCTATCCAACAGCCCGAGACTATGCGAACGCGCTGTATCAAAAATGGCAAATTGGCTCGATGCAGCAGGAGCATGGGGTGATGGTCTTGGTGGCCGTGGAAGAGCGGCAGGCGGCGATGGCTTTGGGTCGCAGGATGTTTCCGGTCATCACCCCGGCTGTCCGGAACGAGGTGAGTCGTACCTATCTTCAGCCTGCGATTGAACGAGGAGATTTCGGAGAAGGGCTCTATCGCACGTCGGTTGCGCTGGCGACACCGGCGCAAGAAGTCAGGCTCGATACTCCGTTGCGGCCTCGAATCAAAGGGCTCGGGGTCTGGATCACGCTGGGGACTACCGGTGCCATTGTGGCGTTCTTTTGGTTGATCAGCCGGCCCGATCTCCGGCATCCCTATCGGCGTATTCAGAAGGGGGAATATTGGGGAACCGGACAAGGGGGATTCGGTGGAAACTGGGGCGGGTTTGGCGGCGGTACAAGAGGGGAGGAGTGGAGGTAA
- a CDS encoding hypothetical protein (conserved exported protein of unknown function), which translates to MNSHRVCSRFPFSLSILIILPLFVTGCATKANETNGTSTPSPDVTDAAIERYIRAHPEVIEQSLQTLEAKREAEQRERQKIALKTKQNELLHDPSSPVSGNHKGEITLVEFYDYRCGFCKRAASAVTELQKVDSRLRVVYKDFPILGEPSEFAAKAALASQAQGKHQAFHEALLASHADMTKDEVLKIAVSVGLNAKRLEADMANPKWQAVIEKNRALAQELGISGTPGFIVGNELVPGTLDLKGLKELIARAGQEK; encoded by the coding sequence ATGAACAGTCATCGTGTCTGTAGCCGCTTCCCGTTTTCGCTGAGCATCCTGATCATCCTCCCGCTGTTTGTGACTGGTTGTGCAACCAAAGCCAACGAGACCAATGGTACGTCGACTCCATCTCCAGATGTCACCGATGCTGCGATTGAGCGCTACATTCGTGCCCATCCGGAAGTGATCGAGCAGTCGTTACAGACCTTGGAAGCGAAGCGCGAAGCCGAGCAGCGCGAGCGTCAAAAGATAGCCCTCAAGACCAAACAGAACGAGTTGTTGCACGATCCCTCGTCACCAGTCAGCGGCAATCACAAGGGCGAGATCACGTTGGTTGAGTTCTACGATTATCGGTGTGGCTTCTGTAAACGAGCAGCATCGGCTGTGACGGAACTCCAGAAGGTCGATTCTCGACTTCGGGTGGTCTATAAAGACTTTCCCATTCTTGGTGAACCGTCGGAGTTCGCAGCCAAGGCGGCGCTCGCATCCCAGGCGCAAGGCAAGCACCAAGCCTTCCACGAGGCACTACTCGCCTCCCATGCCGACATGACAAAGGATGAGGTCTTGAAGATCGCGGTGAGCGTTGGCCTCAACGCCAAACGCCTGGAAGCGGACATGGCCAATCCGAAGTGGCAGGCCGTCATTGAGAAGAATCGAGCTCTTGCCCAAGAGCTCGGCATCTCGGGGACACCTGGCTTCATTGTGGGCAACGAACTGGTCCCTGGAACGTTGGATTTGAAGGGACTGAAAGAATTGATTGCCCGGGCGGGACAGGAAAAATGA
- a CDS encoding hypothetical protein (conserved protein of unknown function), whose product MRIAELQAEPNWVLSIMSDDGRIGRFDVSPYLQYETFGALQDEPEFAKVINGGYFVEWSCGADLSADTIEARWEVFGNAAQQ is encoded by the coding sequence ATGAGAATCGCGGAACTGCAGGCAGAACCAAACTGGGTCCTCTCCATTATGTCAGACGACGGTCGGATCGGCCGGTTTGACGTGAGCCCGTATCTTCAGTATGAAACGTTTGGGGCACTTCAAGACGAGCCCGAATTTGCGAAGGTTATTAACGGCGGATACTTTGTCGAATGGAGCTGTGGTGCGGACTTGTCAGCCGACACGATCGAGGCGCGGTGGGAGGTGTTTGGCAACGCGGCCCAGCAGTGA
- a CDS encoding MBL fold metallo-hydrolase: MAKITEIAPDLFRITTFVAPFNIQFSQFLVRDEEPLLFHTGPRALFPEVKAAVASLIDPQTLRWIGFSHFESDECATVPEWQQLASHSEVVCSVVGKMVSVDDCLALRPAKAMADGEVLETGRYRFRFLATPHVPHCWEAGLLFEETERTLLCSDLFHQDGDVEPMTESSVIDRCRKTLVGYQQGPLANYVPYCSVTDTTLHRLAVLQPKRLATMHGSVYVGDGSKALHDLAAVWREVLGPLPLCCIRSDHRAIGDHDYNTHVNPS, translated from the coding sequence ATGGCGAAGATCACCGAGATCGCTCCAGACCTATTCCGCATCACGACATTCGTTGCGCCGTTCAATATTCAGTTCAGTCAGTTCTTAGTACGTGACGAAGAGCCGCTACTGTTTCATACCGGCCCGCGTGCTCTGTTTCCAGAGGTGAAAGCCGCGGTGGCGTCGCTCATCGATCCGCAGACTTTGCGCTGGATTGGGTTCAGCCATTTTGAATCCGACGAATGCGCGACCGTCCCGGAGTGGCAGCAACTGGCTTCGCACTCGGAAGTGGTGTGTAGTGTGGTGGGCAAGATGGTGAGTGTCGATGATTGTCTGGCGCTTCGTCCTGCCAAAGCGATGGCCGATGGCGAGGTGCTTGAGACCGGGCGATACCGTTTCAGATTTTTGGCTACACCGCATGTCCCGCATTGCTGGGAGGCGGGGTTGCTGTTCGAAGAAACAGAACGGACGCTCCTGTGCTCGGATCTCTTTCACCAAGACGGGGATGTCGAACCGATGACGGAATCAAGTGTCATTGATCGGTGTCGGAAGACGCTGGTGGGCTATCAGCAAGGTCCGTTGGCGAATTACGTGCCCTATTGTTCGGTGACTGATACGACGCTACACCGGTTAGCAGTACTGCAGCCGAAGCGGCTGGCCACCATGCACGGTTCGGTCTATGTCGGCGATGGAAGCAAAGCACTTCACGACCTCGCCGCTGTTTGGCGGGAGGTTCTCGGTCCACTGCCACTGTGTTGCATCCGAAGCGACCACCGAGCTATTGGCGATCATGATTACAATACGCACGTGAATCCTTCCTGA
- a CDS encoding hypothetical protein (conserved protein of unknown function) codes for MKIAIIGASAGIGLQCTRLALEKGHEVATLSRRIVPLPNHAKLKRVQGSATKPSDVRAAVEGTDAILVTLGVKSPFATTRFSDSARILLQILKETSSSPMLIALTGFGAGDSWSYNSFPMKLLFTLLLKAVYTDKSEQERLIAGGDSRWEIVRPGRLTNGAMTGRYRVIEELVEGMKVGAISRADVAHFMVAQAENPTCLGKYPALTY; via the coding sequence ATGAAAATCGCAATTATCGGTGCCTCGGCTGGAATAGGACTCCAGTGCACGCGCCTCGCCTTAGAGAAGGGTCATGAGGTCGCCACCTTGTCACGCCGGATCGTTCCGCTTCCCAATCACGCTAAACTGAAAAGAGTCCAGGGCAGTGCGACCAAGCCAAGCGATGTCAGGGCAGCAGTGGAGGGGACCGATGCGATCCTGGTGACGCTTGGTGTGAAGAGTCCATTCGCTACTACTCGGTTTTCCGATTCGGCGCGCATCCTGCTGCAGATCCTCAAGGAGACCAGCTCATCGCCAATGCTTATCGCGCTCACTGGTTTTGGTGCAGGCGACAGCTGGAGCTACAATTCTTTTCCTATGAAACTCCTCTTCACGCTGCTCCTCAAGGCTGTCTATACAGACAAGAGCGAGCAGGAACGGCTGATCGCCGGTGGGGATTCTCGTTGGGAGATCGTACGTCCAGGTCGCTTAACCAATGGCGCGATGACAGGCCGCTACCGTGTGATCGAGGAACTTGTTGAAGGCATGAAGGTAGGGGCAATTTCTCGTGCTGATGTGGCGCACTTCATGGTGGCACAGGCGGAAAACCCGACCTGCTTGGGCAAATATCCAGCGCTGACTTACTGA
- a CDS encoding hypothetical protein (conserved protein of unknown function) — MDLRKNVPRSMRFQLADYAHLARMIDKCRAVLAGTEGEYIYPCPIDDRLLEFAGITSEQFTAAVKANPTDEGVVTWFERKAKPHQPTELDEWNQTLLTRGPSSSESAARFKKYLAAIDPSRTDITAWSDLQDLEEGRVVPRRVTTHEPQ; from the coding sequence ATGGATTTGCGAAAGAACGTCCCTCGCAGCATGCGATTTCAGCTAGCCGATTATGCTCATCTAGCTCGCATGATCGACAAATGCCGTGCCGTCCTTGCGGGAACCGAGGGCGAATATATCTACCCCTGCCCGATAGACGATCGGCTGCTCGAGTTTGCGGGTATCACCAGTGAACAGTTTACAGCTGCCGTGAAAGCCAACCCGACCGATGAAGGAGTCGTCACGTGGTTTGAGAGGAAGGCCAAGCCACACCAGCCAACTGAACTAGACGAGTGGAATCAGACGTTACTGACGCGGGGACCGAGTTCTTCCGAGAGCGCAGCCAGGTTCAAGAAATATCTGGCTGCCATCGATCCCTCGCGCACTGACATCACCGCCTGGTCGGATTTGCAAGACTTGGAAGAAGGGCGAGTCGTTCCCAGACGAGTCACAACGCACGAGCCTCAGTAA
- a CDS encoding hypothetical protein (conserved protein of unknown function) — translation MQPQQEPSTVADDPQARELLRRAFEATARWPKDFPGFTADLTVNVNGKETSGSVTVKSPREVSVQLSDGETQKWAQEQLGMIAVHRGPRSFEESDGKYSLTMEEDGHPFGTKLNIHGSNSFYRVKDNRITQINRKMAHPGMNPFAFTINVEESAVTQDQKNLTTKYIVYYYSPTDGKLTNVESFTDTHVRIGACDLPATRRIITYADNQVVVKNLTFKNHTLL, via the coding sequence ATGCAACCACAACAAGAACCTTCGACCGTGGCAGACGACCCTCAAGCTCGCGAGCTCCTTCGCCGAGCCTTTGAAGCGACCGCTCGCTGGCCAAAAGACTTTCCGGGATTTACCGCCGACCTCACCGTCAATGTGAATGGCAAAGAAACCAGCGGATCGGTCACGGTCAAAAGCCCCCGTGAAGTTTCCGTTCAACTCAGTGACGGCGAGACCCAAAAGTGGGCTCAGGAACAACTCGGGATGATCGCGGTCCATCGTGGCCCACGGAGCTTCGAAGAATCAGACGGCAAATATTCCCTCACCATGGAAGAGGATGGCCACCCTTTCGGGACGAAGCTCAACATCCATGGCTCCAATTCCTTCTACCGGGTCAAGGACAACCGCATCACCCAGATCAACCGCAAAATGGCCCATCCAGGTATGAATCCGTTTGCGTTTACGATCAACGTGGAAGAAAGCGCCGTCACGCAAGACCAGAAGAATCTCACGACCAAATACATCGTCTACTACTATTCACCCACCGATGGGAAACTCACCAATGTTGAAAGTTTCACGGACACTCATGTCCGTATCGGTGCCTGCGATCTCCCGGCCACCAGACGAATCATCACGTATGCGGACAACCAGGTCGTGGTCAAAAACCTGACCTTCAAGAATCACACGTTGCTCTGA
- a CDS encoding hypothetical protein (conserved protein of unknown function), whose translation MERRAASHTEEEEMNQRRKLLNAARRGDTKAISKLFELYQVRVLSGDQLAKVNRTSTYMVPVKPSQSGKSRSSGKGKKSTPSSAKGDKKPVKVTMAKPAVNALVKTAGKKRAEAVKTPAKGKARHKK comes from the coding sequence ATGGAACGGCGAGCTGCTTCGCATACCGAAGAAGAAGAGATGAATCAACGCCGGAAGCTTCTGAATGCGGCGAGACGAGGCGATACGAAAGCTATCAGCAAACTCTTTGAGCTTTATCAAGTGCGTGTGCTTAGCGGAGATCAGTTGGCCAAGGTCAATCGGACCTCCACCTATATGGTTCCAGTCAAGCCTTCGCAGAGCGGTAAGTCGAGGTCATCAGGAAAAGGGAAAAAGTCGACTCCTTCATCAGCAAAGGGAGATAAGAAGCCAGTCAAGGTCACGATGGCCAAACCAGCAGTCAACGCTTTAGTCAAAACTGCTGGTAAGAAGCGTGCAGAAGCAGTCAAGACACCAGCGAAAGGTAAAGCCAGGCATAAGAAGTAA
- a CDS encoding Adaptor protein: MPTPATPETIPSISEDIQTTSGTEFESRVVVFNCDCHTYQQVIELFCRFIPGMTSTKAFELAYRIDHDGEAIVFSGATEQAENIAAKLAGGGLKVAVQ, encoded by the coding sequence ATGCCGACACCTGCTACACCAGAAACCATTCCCAGTATCAGCGAGGATATTCAAACCACTTCAGGTACGGAATTCGAGTCCCGTGTAGTCGTCTTCAACTGCGATTGCCATACCTACCAGCAGGTCATCGAGCTGTTTTGCCGGTTTATTCCCGGCATGACATCGACGAAGGCTTTCGAGTTGGCGTATCGAATCGATCATGATGGGGAAGCTATCGTCTTCAGCGGGGCAACAGAGCAAGCCGAAAACATCGCGGCAAAACTCGCAGGAGGGGGGCTCAAGGTGGCGGTGCAGTAA
- a CDS encoding hypothetical protein (conserved protein of unknown function): MPVNMDPAKKRRRPQRTTEPTPQEAHADRASSPADTAFGTETDQDREKELADAELKNLWDATEVIDMDKV, from the coding sequence ATGCCAGTGAACATGGACCCTGCAAAGAAGCGCCGTCGCCCCCAACGGACGACGGAACCGACTCCTCAGGAGGCGCATGCTGACAGAGCCTCGTCACCGGCCGACACAGCCTTTGGCACAGAGACCGATCAGGACCGAGAGAAAGAGTTGGCCGATGCCGAGCTGAAGAATCTATGGGACGCTACAGAAGTGATCGATATGGACAAAGTGTAA
- a CDS encoding Oxygen-independent coproporphyrinogen-III oxidase-like protein: MISSEAIGLYIHVPFCRHRCHFCAFYLEIAQPDRIARFQSALLQEIALHAQHDFLQGRCLHSIYFGGGTPTSLPTEYLTTLLNLIQTTWPTSSTTEITLEAHPSSLTCTDLTALAQAGFNRISLGAESMKDQDFASIGRFGRVRDTTAAVHESRRAGFTNINLDLMYGLPAQSLQDWGDTLESLVALEPSHISCYALTVEEDTRLAQDITRQIVSPPDDALQIEMEAAAERILTNAGFTRYEISNYAKPDYACRHNLLYWTSGEYLGLGPSAQSYLGGTRFGKMANLESYVDTLGNHHLPIVDHTTLSASERQRDALIFGLRLLRGVPRPTTRAAERDRQIDELLAKGLLDSDHDRFWLTPLGRRYADTVAETLF; encoded by the coding sequence ACCGCTGCCACTTTTGCGCTTTTTATCTGGAGATCGCTCAGCCCGACCGGATAGCACGGTTTCAGTCTGCCCTCTTACAGGAGATTGCGCTCCACGCCCAACATGATTTTTTACAGGGACGTTGTTTGCACAGCATCTATTTTGGTGGAGGGACGCCCACGTCTCTTCCCACTGAATACCTCACGACACTTCTGAACCTGATTCAAACGACGTGGCCGACCAGCTCGACCACGGAGATCACTTTGGAGGCGCACCCTTCTTCTCTCACCTGTACCGATCTCACGGCATTAGCCCAGGCCGGGTTTAATCGAATCAGCCTTGGAGCAGAATCCATGAAAGATCAGGATTTCGCCTCCATCGGGCGATTCGGACGTGTCCGAGATACGACGGCGGCTGTTCATGAATCACGCCGCGCTGGGTTCACGAATATCAACCTCGATTTGATGTACGGACTGCCTGCTCAATCATTACAAGATTGGGGCGACACGCTGGAATCACTGGTGGCACTTGAACCAAGTCATATCTCCTGTTATGCCCTGACTGTAGAGGAAGACACACGACTGGCTCAGGACATCACGCGGCAGATCGTGTCACCACCCGATGATGCGCTACAGATTGAGATGGAGGCCGCGGCGGAACGGATCCTTACCAACGCGGGATTTACTCGCTATGAGATCTCCAACTACGCCAAACCGGACTATGCCTGTCGCCACAATCTGCTTTACTGGACAAGCGGCGAATACCTTGGACTCGGCCCCAGCGCCCAGTCATATCTTGGGGGGACCCGGTTCGGGAAAATGGCGAATCTTGAATCGTATGTGGACACACTGGGCAACCATCATCTGCCGATCGTAGACCATACGACCCTTTCGGCTTCCGAACGACAACGAGATGCACTCATATTTGGTTTGCGTCTCCTCCGCGGTGTCCCTCGACCAACAACTCGAGCGGCAGAGCGAGATCGCCAGATTGACGAACTGTTGGCGAAAGGCCTACTCGATTCGGATCATGATCGCTTCTGGCTGACTCCCTTGGGACGCCGATATGCGGATACCGTAGCAGAGACCCTGTTTTGA